The following coding sequences lie in one Rutidosis leptorrhynchoides isolate AG116_Rl617_1_P2 chromosome 4, CSIRO_AGI_Rlap_v1, whole genome shotgun sequence genomic window:
- the LOC139842087 gene encoding uncharacterized protein — protein MDESPAPDLGSMRKFLEVRTISFCTKMGHKEGWVMVKRSFCTKIIVEFAKGVPRGSGGYVGGSREYLGRGPPPGAGRCFNFGLDGQWSRDCKAGDWKNKSYRCGERGHIERHCQNNPKKFVESKRGRSYSRTPSPPRRGRSRSRSYSRCCSYRQFGTPQDLSLGFASFRVSVP, from the exons ATGGATGAATCTCCGGCACCAGACCTTGGTTCCATGAGAAAATTTCTCGAGGTCAGAACGATATCTTTCTGTACGAAAATGGGCCATAAAGAAGGTTGGGTAATGGTCAAAAGATCTTTCTGTACAAAAATCATAGTTGAATTTGCCAAAGGG GTGCCACGTGGCAGTGGTGGTTATGTGGGCGGGTCACGTGAATATCTTGGCAGAGGTCCTCCTCCTGGTGCGGGTCGCTGCTTTAATTTTGGACTAGATGGTCAATGGTCTCGAGATTGTAAAGCTGGTGACTGGAAGAACAAATCTTATCGTTGTGGTGAGCGAGGCCATATAGAGAGACATTGTCAGAACAACCCGAAGAAGTT TGTTGAGAGCAAGCGTGGGCGAAGTTACTCGAGGACTCCTTCTCCACCTCGACGAGGTAGAAGCCGCAGTCGTAGTTATAGCAGGTGCTGCAGCTACAG GCAATTTGgaactcctcaagatctatctttaggattcgcgtcatttagggtgtctgttccctaa